The following proteins come from a genomic window of Megalops cyprinoides isolate fMegCyp1 chromosome 6, fMegCyp1.pri, whole genome shotgun sequence:
- the prr13 gene encoding proline rich 13, with protein MWPNQGPPTGYPTAPPAPNPAFPPGPNPAFPPGPNPAFPPGPNPAFPPGPSPAFPPAHNPVYPPGMTPPIPPGGMAYPGPGQHPYPAGPGYPGGNIAFIPPKGGHPGPYPMPGGCHPVAGGLAGGMAGAGMALAGHKMNKKMKKKMKKAHKHHKHGKHGKHSSSSSSSSSSSDSD; from the exons ATGTGGCCTAACCAAG GTCCTCCGACGGGCTATCCCACAGCTCCACCAGCACCCAACCCTGCCTTTCCTCCAGGCCCAAACCCTGCTTTCCCCCCAGGCCCAAATCCCGCCTTTCCACCTGGCCCAAACCCTGCTTTCCCCCCAGGCCCAAGCCCGGCCTTTCCCCCTGCCCATAATCCTGTTTATCCCCCTGGTATgacccctcccatcccccctgGTGGAATGGCCTACCCAGGTCCTGGGCAACACCCCTATCCGGCTGGCCCCGGTTACCCTGGAGGCAACATTGCTTTTATCCCACCTAAGGGTGGTCATCCAGGCCCATATCCTATGCCAGGGGGCTGTCACCCTGTCGCAGGTGGCCTTGCTGGTGGGATGGCTGGTGCAGGGATGGCTCTTGCAGGACACAAAATGAacaagaagatgaagaagaagatgaagaaggcGCACAAACACCACAAGCATGGGAAACACGGCAAG cattcctccagcagcagcagcagcagtagcagcagtgaCTCTGACTAA
- the LOC118779603 gene encoding cell division cycle-associated protein 7-like, with protein sequence MEKEDRLGVCSLSQKLADLFAEDSDSENDKTFYGFSDSELSDIDDVKALDSDECSKRTPPKQPAPQRFTLRVALRPRRHATSREGEEEERPEPEDSERGVKLEDGGQALTRTPPPPKTNCDSDTEEPETFLEKRALNIKANKAMLAQLMADLQKMPGSLLKAPAGGRQKQAHSRPPRASMSAGESRRNPERSSRRHTRSMGQVEDPPDPEEDKDLALTLEQELLEVRRPPRRRGNPRPNQGKPHIVRPVEDITEEEIELVADSMVDKVYNSVTGSTCHQCRQKTVDTKTCCRNEGCRGIQGQFCGPCLRNRYGEDVRKALLDPNWQCPPCRGICNCSFCRQRDGRCPTGILFPLAQYHGFSDVHSYLISLKNKLKTGEEET encoded by the exons ATGGAAAAG gAGGATCGTTTGGGAGTGTGCTCCCTTTCTCAAAAGCTCGCTGATCTTTTCGCAGAAGATTCAGACAGTGAAAACGATAAAACCTTTTATGGGTTTTCAGACAGTGAACTAAGCGATATCGATGATGTTAAG GCATTAGACAGTGATGAATGCTCCAAACGCACCCCTCCGAAACAACCAGCTCCCCAGCGTTTCACGCTCCGGGTGGCCTTGCGTCCCCGAAGGCATGCCACCAGtcgggagggggaggaagaggagaggccTGAGCCAGAAGATTCTGAGAGGGGCGTGAAACTGGAAGATGGAGGACAGGCCCTAACTCGCACCCCACCACCTCCGAAGACCAACTGTGATTCCGACACTGAGGAACCTGAAACGTTTCTGGAGAAGAGAGCCTTGaacatcaaagcaaacaaagccATG TTGGCCCAGCTGATGGCAGATCTACAAAAGATGCCTGGATCATTACTAAAGGCTCCTGCAGGCGGTCGGCAGAAACAAGCACATTCT CGTCCTCCCCGAGCCTCCATGTCTGCTGGCGAGAGTCGTCGAAACCCTGAGCGGTCTTCACGGAGACACACCCGTTCCATGGGACAGGTTGAGGACCCCCCTGACCCCGAAGAGGACAAAGATCTGGCGTTGACCCTGGAGCAAGAACTACTGGAG GTGAGAAGGCCCCCCCGCCGTCGTGGCAACCCTCGGCCAAATCAGGGTAAGCCCCACATTGTGCGCCCAGTGGAGGATATCACCGAGGAGGAGATTGAGCTGGTAGCAGACAGCATGGTGGACAAGGTCTACAACAGTGTCACG GGCTCTACATGCCACCAATGCCGGCAGAAGACTGTGGACACGAAGACGTGCTGCCGCAATGAGGGTTGCCGTGGAATCCAGGGGCAGTTCTGTGGGCCGTGTCTGCGAAACCGATATGGGGAGGACGTGCGCAAAGCTCTGCTTGACCCG AACTGGCAGTGCCCCCCATGCCGTGGGATCTGTAACTGTAGCTTCTGTCGCCAGCGAGACGGTCGCTGTCCAACAGGCATCCTTTTTCCCCTGGCACAGTACCACGGTTTCTCCGATGTGCACTCCTACCTCATCAG tcttaaaaacaaactgaaaactggagaggaggagacatAA
- the sp1 gene encoding transcription factor Sp1 isoform X1, with translation MSEQQQDEMAALVEGSGGFLQKRNSNTGQDSQQPSPLALLAATCSRIDTPGENEAVSEQQHSQQHSQQLDLNQAQLAQTANGWQIIPVSVQSPSSSGSITTVAPGHAVMTGDAGKGRQAVVSGAGAHQGQQQYVVASAPTLQGQQVLSLSGVVPNIQYQVIPQFQTVDGQQLQFAPAQQDTTAAGAGQFQLVSSPGGGQQLIATANRAGGAGNILAVPGLIQQAIPIQNLGLGNGVLPNQTQFLANMPVSLNGNITLLPVSAGAAGTGGGDAGGGGAAVTSQQLLQQQPASSAGGTGYYTSSTTSTTQAATSFGAVTQAQSNSGFQTSAGGVSVQPDGRDGQQQILIQPQQLLQGGQSLQTIHTGAVSGGGQVFAAQTLSQDALQNLQIQAIPNSGPILVRTVGANGQVSWQTLQLQGPAGAQITLAPLPQLAQTQGGGAGGVAVNTVQIPGLQTINLNTLGNSGLQMHQLQGVPIAIANTTGEQALQGGDSLDDSTAMDDGDTSPQPPSRRTRREACTCPYCKDGEGRSSDPGKKKQHICHVPGCGKVYGKTSHLRAHLRWHTGERPFVCSWAFCGKRFTRSDELQRHKRTHTGEKKFSCPECPKRFMRSDHLSKHIKTHQNKKGANAGAAADTPVSVSVGTEAGAGGGVAADQHGLITMETLSPEGIARLASSGINVMQVADLHSININSNGY, from the exons GACTCTCAGCAGCCGTCTCCTTTAGCTCTACTGGCAGCAACCTGCAGTCGGATTGACACTCCCGGGGAGAACGAGGCCgtgtcagagcagcagcactcCCAGCAGCATAGCCAGCAGCTCGACCTTAACCAGGCCCAGCTGGCCCAAACCGCCAACGGCTGGCAGATCATCCCGGTCAGCGTTCAGTCGCCTTCCAGCTCAGGCAGCATCACCACCGTGGCACCGGGACACGCCGTAATGACGGGAGATGCAGGGAAGGGCAGACAGGCGGTGGTGTCCGGGGCAGGGGCCCACCAGGGCCAGCAGCAGTATGTCGTGGCTTCGGCGCCGACCCTGCAAGGCCAGCAGGTTCTGTCGTTATCAGGGGTGGTGCCCAACATCCAGTACCAGGTGATCCCACAGTTCCAGACTGTGGAtggacagcagctgcagtttgCACCGGCCCAGCAGGACACTACAGCTGCGGGGGCAGGGCAGTTCCAGTTGGTGTCCTCGCCCGGCGGCGGACAGCAGTTAATTGCAACCGCCAACCGGGCAGGGGGTGCTGGGAACATCCTGGCCGTGCCTGGCCTTATCCAGCAGGCCATTCCCATACAGAACCTGGGCTTGGGCAACGGCGTGTTACCAAATCAGACGCAGTTCTTGGCCAACATGCCTGTGTCGCTGAATGGGAACATCACTCTGCTGCCCGTGAGTGCGGGGGCGGCTGGAACGGGCGGGGGGGACGCTGGCGGGGGCGGCGCGGCAGTGACctcccagcagctcctgcagcagcagccggCGTCCTCTGCTGGCGGGACGGGGTACTACACCAGCTCAACCACCTCCACTACCCAGGCAGCTACGTCGTTCGGAGCGGTGACACAGGCTCAGAGCAACAGCGGATTCCAGACTTCAGCGGGTGGGGTCTCGGTCCAGCCTGACGGCAGGGACGGGCAGCAGCAAATTCTCATCCAGCCCCAGCAGCTTCTCCAAGGGGGCCAGTCCCTGCAGACCATCCACACGGGCGCGGTGTCCGGCGGCGGCCAGGTGTTCGCCGCGCAGACCCTCTCGCAGGACGCCCTGCAGAACCTGCAGATCCAGGCCATCCCCAACAGCGGCCCCATCCTGGTGCGCACAGTGGGGGCCAACGGCCAGGTGAGCTGGCAGACGCTGCAGCTGCAGGGGCCGGCCGGGGCCCAGATCACCCTGGCCCCTCTCCCACAGCTGGCACAGACGCAGGGAGGCGGCGCGGGAGGCGTGGCGGTGAACACCGTGCAGATACCGGGCCTGCAGACCATCAACCTGAACACACTGGGCAACTCAGGACTACAGATGCACCAGCTTCAGGGGGTCCCCATTGCCATTGCGAACACCACAG GAGAGCAGGCGCTACAGGGCGGGGACAGTCTGGACGACAGCACGGCGATGGACGACGGGGACACCAGCCCGCAGCCGCCCAGCCGGCGCACGCGCAGGGAGGCCTGCACCTGCCCCTACTGCAAGGACGGGGAGGGCCG cagcagcgaCCCGGGCAAAAAGAAGCAGCACATCTGTCACGTCCCCGGCTGCGGCAAGGTGTACGGCAAGACCTCCCACCTGCGGGCTCACCTGCGCTGGCACACGGGCGAGCGGCCCTTCGTCTGCTCCTGGGCCTTCTGCGGGAAGCGCTTCACCCGCTCCGACGAGCTGCAGCGGCACAAGAGGACGCACACAG GAGAGAAGAAGTTCTCGTGCCCAGAGTGCCCCAAACGCTTCATGCGCAGCGACCACCTGTCCAAGCACATTAAGACCCACCAGAACAAAAAAGGCGCCAACGCCGGCGCTGCCGCCGACACCCCCGTCTCCGTCTCCGTAGGCACGGAAGCTGGCGCGGGAGGAGGCGTGGCTGCGGATCAGCACGGCctcatcaccatggaaactcTGTCGCCGGAAGGCATCGCGCGATTGGCCAGCAGCGGCATTAACGTCATGCAGGTGGCGGACCTCCACTCCATAAACATCAACAGCAATGGCTACTGA
- the sp1 gene encoding transcription factor Sp1 isoform X2 — translation MSEQQQDEMAALVEGSGGFLQKRNSNTGQDSQQPSPLALLAATCSRIDTPGENEAVSEQQHSQQHSQQLDLNQAQLAQTANGWQIIPVSVQSPSSSGSITTVAPGHAVMTGDAGKGRQAVVSGAGAHQGQQQYVVASAPTLQGQQVLSLSGVVPNIQYQVIPQFQTVDGQQLQFAPAQQDTTAAGAGQFQLVSSPGGGQQLIATANRAGGAGNILAVPGLIQQAIPIQNLGLGNGVLPNQTQFLANMPVSLNGNITLLPVSAGAAGTGGGDAGGGGAAVTSQQLLQQQPASSAGGTGYYTSSTTSTTQAATSFGAVTQAQSNSGFQTSAGGVSVQPDGRDGQQQILIQPQQLLQGGQSLQTIHTGAVSGGGQVFAAQTLSQDALQNLQIQAIPNSGPILVRTVGANGQVSWQTLQLQGPAGAQITLAPLPQLAQTQGGGAGGVAVNTVQIPGLQTINLNTLGNSGLQMHQLQGVPIAIANTTGEQALQGGDSLDDSTAMDDGDTSPQPPSRRTRREACTCPYCKDGEGRSDPGKKKQHICHVPGCGKVYGKTSHLRAHLRWHTGERPFVCSWAFCGKRFTRSDELQRHKRTHTGEKKFSCPECPKRFMRSDHLSKHIKTHQNKKGANAGAAADTPVSVSVGTEAGAGGGVAADQHGLITMETLSPEGIARLASSGINVMQVADLHSININSNGY, via the exons GACTCTCAGCAGCCGTCTCCTTTAGCTCTACTGGCAGCAACCTGCAGTCGGATTGACACTCCCGGGGAGAACGAGGCCgtgtcagagcagcagcactcCCAGCAGCATAGCCAGCAGCTCGACCTTAACCAGGCCCAGCTGGCCCAAACCGCCAACGGCTGGCAGATCATCCCGGTCAGCGTTCAGTCGCCTTCCAGCTCAGGCAGCATCACCACCGTGGCACCGGGACACGCCGTAATGACGGGAGATGCAGGGAAGGGCAGACAGGCGGTGGTGTCCGGGGCAGGGGCCCACCAGGGCCAGCAGCAGTATGTCGTGGCTTCGGCGCCGACCCTGCAAGGCCAGCAGGTTCTGTCGTTATCAGGGGTGGTGCCCAACATCCAGTACCAGGTGATCCCACAGTTCCAGACTGTGGAtggacagcagctgcagtttgCACCGGCCCAGCAGGACACTACAGCTGCGGGGGCAGGGCAGTTCCAGTTGGTGTCCTCGCCCGGCGGCGGACAGCAGTTAATTGCAACCGCCAACCGGGCAGGGGGTGCTGGGAACATCCTGGCCGTGCCTGGCCTTATCCAGCAGGCCATTCCCATACAGAACCTGGGCTTGGGCAACGGCGTGTTACCAAATCAGACGCAGTTCTTGGCCAACATGCCTGTGTCGCTGAATGGGAACATCACTCTGCTGCCCGTGAGTGCGGGGGCGGCTGGAACGGGCGGGGGGGACGCTGGCGGGGGCGGCGCGGCAGTGACctcccagcagctcctgcagcagcagccggCGTCCTCTGCTGGCGGGACGGGGTACTACACCAGCTCAACCACCTCCACTACCCAGGCAGCTACGTCGTTCGGAGCGGTGACACAGGCTCAGAGCAACAGCGGATTCCAGACTTCAGCGGGTGGGGTCTCGGTCCAGCCTGACGGCAGGGACGGGCAGCAGCAAATTCTCATCCAGCCCCAGCAGCTTCTCCAAGGGGGCCAGTCCCTGCAGACCATCCACACGGGCGCGGTGTCCGGCGGCGGCCAGGTGTTCGCCGCGCAGACCCTCTCGCAGGACGCCCTGCAGAACCTGCAGATCCAGGCCATCCCCAACAGCGGCCCCATCCTGGTGCGCACAGTGGGGGCCAACGGCCAGGTGAGCTGGCAGACGCTGCAGCTGCAGGGGCCGGCCGGGGCCCAGATCACCCTGGCCCCTCTCCCACAGCTGGCACAGACGCAGGGAGGCGGCGCGGGAGGCGTGGCGGTGAACACCGTGCAGATACCGGGCCTGCAGACCATCAACCTGAACACACTGGGCAACTCAGGACTACAGATGCACCAGCTTCAGGGGGTCCCCATTGCCATTGCGAACACCACAG GAGAGCAGGCGCTACAGGGCGGGGACAGTCTGGACGACAGCACGGCGATGGACGACGGGGACACCAGCCCGCAGCCGCCCAGCCGGCGCACGCGCAGGGAGGCCTGCACCTGCCCCTACTGCAAGGACGGGGAGGGCCG cagcgaCCCGGGCAAAAAGAAGCAGCACATCTGTCACGTCCCCGGCTGCGGCAAGGTGTACGGCAAGACCTCCCACCTGCGGGCTCACCTGCGCTGGCACACGGGCGAGCGGCCCTTCGTCTGCTCCTGGGCCTTCTGCGGGAAGCGCTTCACCCGCTCCGACGAGCTGCAGCGGCACAAGAGGACGCACACAG GAGAGAAGAAGTTCTCGTGCCCAGAGTGCCCCAAACGCTTCATGCGCAGCGACCACCTGTCCAAGCACATTAAGACCCACCAGAACAAAAAAGGCGCCAACGCCGGCGCTGCCGCCGACACCCCCGTCTCCGTCTCCGTAGGCACGGAAGCTGGCGCGGGAGGAGGCGTGGCTGCGGATCAGCACGGCctcatcaccatggaaactcTGTCGCCGGAAGGCATCGCGCGATTGGCCAGCAGCGGCATTAACGTCATGCAGGTGGCGGACCTCCACTCCATAAACATCAACAGCAATGGCTACTGA